One stretch of Qipengyuania gelatinilytica DNA includes these proteins:
- a CDS encoding DUF2163 domain-containing protein, with protein MSRIFFDRDLDTVAAYWRIHRKDGVTLGFTTHDRDIWFGGVLHRAAPGMLPSAIRKSIDLADDEAEVEGALGHDTIRPGDLATGRFDGARVETGVIDWETLESASLYSGSIGSVRQDAAGFSAQLQSAKADLEIDPVPRASPSCRARFCGPGCTLSSAAFTIRSTVVSVDLLANTVQLDLANHTAYSLGELRFLDGPQTGLVMRIVAERSGKLELDQLLDPATAVGQRVLLREGCDKTVATCASRFANAINFQGEPFLPGNDLLAQYPQPR; from the coding sequence ATGAGCCGCATCTTCTTCGACCGCGATCTCGATACGGTCGCCGCATATTGGCGCATCCACCGCAAAGACGGAGTGACGCTGGGTTTCACCACGCATGACCGCGACATCTGGTTCGGCGGGGTCCTGCATCGCGCGGCGCCGGGCATGCTTCCCTCTGCCATCCGCAAGTCGATCGATCTCGCCGACGACGAGGCCGAAGTCGAAGGCGCACTAGGTCACGACACGATCAGGCCGGGCGACCTTGCGACCGGCCGGTTCGACGGTGCGCGGGTGGAAACCGGCGTTATCGACTGGGAGACCCTTGAAAGCGCAAGCCTCTATTCGGGCTCGATCGGGTCCGTCAGGCAAGATGCGGCGGGGTTTTCCGCGCAGCTGCAGTCGGCCAAGGCCGATCTCGAAATCGACCCTGTTCCGCGCGCAAGCCCCTCTTGCAGGGCACGCTTCTGCGGTCCGGGCTGCACGCTGTCGTCCGCAGCATTTACGATCCGAAGCACCGTCGTGTCGGTCGACCTGCTCGCGAATACGGTCCAGCTCGACCTAGCCAATCATACCGCATACTCGCTTGGCGAACTGCGCTTTCTCGACGGACCGCAGACCGGATTGGTCATGCGCATCGTCGCCGAGAGAAGCGGCAAGCTCGAACTCGACCAATTGCTCGATCCGGCAACCGCTGTGGGCCAGCGCGTGCTGCTGCGGGAGGGCTGCGACAAGACGGTCGCGACCTGTGCATCGCGCTTCGCCAATGCGATCAACTTCCAGGGCGAACCGTTCCTGCCGGGCAACGACCTGCTCGCCCAGTACCCCCAGCCGCGATGA
- a CDS encoding phage tail baseplate protein — MATLVLTAVGSLFGPIGQLVGSLAGNAIDSQLFGPDDREGPRLKELAVTGSSYGTPIARHYGSMRVPGTIIWSTDLQEHRDKQSNGKGQPKTVTYSYSVSFAVALSSRPINRIGRIWADGNLLRGANEDLKTAGTLRVYQGRMDQPCDPLMEAALGSKCPAFRGCAYAVFEDLDLTDFGNRIPALSFEVIAGDGSRLIEELLVDTDAEVREGTEFPHLTGFSHEGGSLRSVIGTVNRIHPLASDISGQGLAFSGEPGLANQPISLSGPATWDEGEFGKQSGLARTRSEGARRTFSALRYYDPARDYQPGVQHADGDNREVRTYQFPGALRASDALELVSRARSRGTAQSDNLYWRTGELDPALGPGSLVTLPDTAGLWKVVGWEWRTNGVELELARHRNTEAAGIIADPGAGWVPPDRSVGPTTLQVFETPWDGRGSASQRQVYAAATSSGDLWPGAAFFAVRDGALVETGQTLNQRAVIGTLVDLMPPSSALRFEPSAQLLVDLVDAQAELTSTDMAGLASGENRMLVGEEIIQFANATPLDGGRWQLQGLLRGRGATEFEAGQGHQSGALAILLDRGLSPLTEEGLAAGGESYAALGLGDDTAVIANLENPGASLRPPSPVHPVISLSSGGSLLLEWTRRARGQWDWPAEVELPLVEQAESYQVGFGPLDQPVALWTTPTPSLAIEGGEAAALMLASPDLEFWVRQQGSFALSRPLSLGRPE; from the coding sequence ATGGCAACCTTGGTTCTTACCGCGGTGGGCAGCCTGTTCGGGCCCATCGGCCAACTGGTCGGCTCGCTCGCCGGCAACGCCATCGACAGCCAGCTTTTCGGCCCGGATGACCGTGAAGGTCCGAGGCTCAAGGAACTCGCGGTTACCGGCTCGAGCTATGGAACTCCGATAGCCCGGCATTACGGGTCGATGCGAGTTCCCGGAACGATAATCTGGTCGACCGACCTGCAGGAGCATCGCGACAAGCAGTCAAACGGCAAGGGTCAGCCGAAGACGGTGACCTATAGCTATTCGGTCAGTTTCGCAGTCGCGCTTTCGAGCAGGCCGATCAACCGCATTGGCCGCATCTGGGCAGATGGCAACTTGCTGCGCGGGGCGAATGAAGATCTGAAAACCGCAGGGACTTTGCGCGTCTATCAAGGCCGGATGGACCAGCCGTGCGATCCCTTGATGGAAGCCGCGCTCGGTTCGAAATGCCCAGCCTTCCGCGGCTGCGCCTATGCCGTGTTCGAAGATCTCGACCTGACCGATTTCGGAAACAGGATACCCGCGTTGAGCTTCGAGGTGATCGCTGGAGACGGTTCCCGCCTGATCGAAGAGTTGCTTGTCGATACCGATGCAGAAGTCCGCGAAGGAACCGAATTCCCGCATCTCACCGGCTTCAGTCACGAGGGCGGCAGCCTTCGCAGCGTTATCGGGACCGTTAATCGAATTCATCCGCTGGCATCGGACATTTCAGGCCAGGGCCTAGCCTTCAGCGGCGAGCCGGGCCTTGCGAACCAGCCCATATCCCTGTCTGGGCCGGCAACCTGGGACGAAGGCGAGTTCGGCAAGCAGAGCGGGCTTGCCCGCACCCGCTCGGAGGGTGCCCGCAGGACCTTTTCAGCGCTGCGCTATTACGATCCAGCGCGCGACTACCAACCGGGCGTGCAACATGCCGATGGCGACAACCGCGAGGTGCGCACCTACCAGTTCCCGGGCGCGCTGCGAGCTAGCGACGCCCTGGAACTGGTGTCGCGAGCAAGATCGCGCGGAACTGCACAGTCCGACAATCTCTATTGGCGTACGGGCGAGTTGGACCCGGCGCTCGGACCGGGCAGTCTGGTTACGCTGCCAGACACGGCCGGGCTCTGGAAGGTCGTTGGCTGGGAATGGCGAACGAACGGCGTCGAGCTAGAACTCGCGCGGCATCGAAACACCGAAGCTGCCGGGATCATTGCCGACCCGGGCGCGGGTTGGGTGCCACCGGATCGCAGCGTCGGTCCGACGACCCTGCAGGTTTTCGAGACCCCCTGGGACGGTCGCGGCAGTGCATCCCAGCGTCAGGTTTACGCCGCGGCGACGTCTTCCGGAGATCTTTGGCCCGGTGCGGCCTTTTTCGCCGTGCGCGATGGCGCCCTGGTCGAAACGGGGCAGACCCTCAATCAACGCGCGGTCATCGGCACGCTAGTCGATCTGATGCCGCCCTCCTCTGCTCTGCGATTCGAACCTTCCGCTCAGCTTCTTGTCGACCTGGTCGATGCCCAGGCTGAATTGACCAGCACGGACATGGCCGGCCTCGCATCTGGCGAAAACCGGATGCTCGTGGGCGAGGAGATCATCCAGTTCGCCAATGCCACACCGCTGGATGGCGGAAGATGGCAATTGCAAGGGCTGCTCCGAGGCCGGGGCGCCACCGAGTTCGAGGCCGGGCAAGGCCATCAGTCGGGCGCCTTGGCCATTCTCCTCGACCGGGGACTCTCGCCGCTGACGGAAGAAGGCCTGGCTGCTGGAGGGGAATCTTATGCCGCGCTTGGCCTCGGCGACGACACGGCGGTTATTGCGAATCTGGAGAATCCAGGCGCTAGCCTGCGCCCCCCTTCCCCCGTGCATCCGGTCATTTCCTTATCGTCCGGCGGCTCGCTGCTCCTGGAATGGACCCGCCGCGCGCGCGGCCAGTGGGACTGGCCGGCCGAAGTCGAGCTGCCGCTCGTCGAACAGGCGGAAAGCTATCAGGTCGGCTTCGGTCCGCTCGACCAGCCGGTTGCGCTCTGGACCACGCCCACACCCTCTCTCGCAATCGAAGGGGGAGAGGCTGCCGCTCTCATGCTGGCGAGCCCCGACCTCGAATTCTGGGTGCGGCAACAAGGCAGTTTCGCCCTCTCTCGCCCGCTTTCGCTGGGACGCCCCGAGTGA
- a CDS encoding NlpC/P60 family protein, with the protein MTSLAERFAAEAERLEGARFRLHGREPCTGLDCAGLVACALENAGGPKAVLPPYHLRNLSIAPFAAAALCCGFEEISGAILRGDLLLVTPGPDQQHLVIALGRNRFVHAHAGLRRVVLQGGLPAWRSLAQWRLTSD; encoded by the coding sequence ATGACTTCGCTTGCCGAGCGCTTCGCGGCCGAGGCGGAGCGTCTGGAGGGAGCGCGCTTTCGCTTGCACGGACGCGAACCATGCACCGGGCTCGACTGCGCGGGGCTGGTTGCCTGCGCGCTGGAAAATGCCGGTGGCCCCAAGGCAGTTCTGCCGCCTTACCACCTGCGCAATCTTTCCATCGCTCCCTTCGCGGCAGCGGCACTTTGCTGCGGCTTTGAGGAAATCTCTGGCGCAATCCTTCGCGGAGACCTCCTGCTCGTTACTCCCGGCCCGGACCAACAACATCTCGTCATTGCGCTCGGACGCAATCGCTTCGTCCACGCGCACGCAGGTTTACGCCGCGTCGTGCTCCAGGGCGGGCTGCCGGCATGGCGATCTCTCGCGCAATGGCGCCTCACCAGTGACTAG